A single window of Granulicella cerasi DNA harbors:
- a CDS encoding nucleoside hydrolase, producing MKMFQKLFACAALCVSVAAHAQRYVIADQDASGPGGSDMMSLLVFLQSPQVHLLGITVVTGDNWRDQEVQHALRLTEVTGRTDVKVYPGAAFPLLRTVESTRLQAKLYGKAHFEGAFSEHNTEKPWDFVPALREGAPTAKPAEEDAAHFMIRMVHKYPHQVTIYGAGPLTNIAIACRLDPHFAELAQELVIMGGSLAPITDKPEWANAPRHEFNFWFDAEAASMVLRAPWKKITDTTIDISLKTRPDPEVLDGLAKAHSPAAEYITKYFRRPVTINYLWDELPAVWMLDPAVVTREQVTYMDVDTMAGPNYGDTLTYSEEAKPAYFLNKVHAQMDVDLPRLQNFLIDLLSKPAPKPYIEALTK from the coding sequence ATGAAGATGTTCCAGAAGTTGTTTGCCTGCGCAGCGTTGTGCGTGAGTGTTGCCGCTCACGCGCAGCGCTACGTCATTGCCGATCAGGATGCGTCAGGGCCGGGAGGCTCCGACATGATGAGCCTGCTCGTGTTTCTGCAGTCGCCGCAGGTGCATCTGCTCGGCATCACCGTCGTCACGGGCGACAATTGGCGCGACCAGGAAGTGCAGCACGCGCTGAGACTCACTGAAGTGACCGGGCGCACGGATGTGAAGGTCTATCCCGGCGCCGCGTTCCCGCTGCTACGCACCGTAGAAAGCACGCGCCTGCAGGCGAAGCTCTACGGCAAGGCACATTTTGAAGGCGCGTTCTCTGAGCACAACACGGAGAAGCCGTGGGACTTCGTTCCGGCGCTGCGCGAAGGCGCCCCCACCGCGAAGCCTGCGGAGGAAGATGCCGCGCACTTCATGATTCGCATGGTGCACAAGTATCCGCACCAGGTGACGATCTACGGCGCAGGTCCGCTGACGAACATCGCCATCGCTTGCCGTCTCGATCCGCACTTTGCGGAGCTTGCGCAGGAACTCGTCATCATGGGCGGCAGTCTTGCGCCGATCACCGATAAGCCCGAGTGGGCGAACGCGCCGCGCCACGAGTTCAACTTCTGGTTCGACGCCGAGGCAGCCAGCATGGTGCTGCGCGCGCCGTGGAAGAAGATCACCGATACGACCATTGATATTTCTCTGAAGACGCGTCCTGACCCCGAGGTGCTCGATGGGCTCGCCAAAGCGCACAGCCCCGCAGCCGAATACATCACGAAGTACTTCCGCCGTCCTGTGACGATCAACTATCTGTGGGACGAACTGCCTGCGGTGTGGATGCTCGATCCTGCGGTCGTAACGCGCGAGCAGGTGACGTACATGGACGTCGACACGATGGCTGGCCCCAACTACGGCGACACGCTGACGTACAGCGAAGAGGCCAAGCCTGCGTATTTCCTGAACAAGGTGCACGCGCAGATGGATGTCGATCTGCCGCGCCTGCAGAACTTCCTCATTGATCTGCTTTCAAAGCCTGCACCGAAACCCTACATCGAGGCGTTGACCAAGTGA
- a CDS encoding amidohydrolase family protein: protein MTAPKNSGLTRRDFLTASALAAVAVAPAVSRAEVLGALAPPTNCDLLIMGCDIVTFDDKDTVIADGAIAVKGNQIVWLGKASDAATMYSAKETLKADGLIAMPGMTDTHYHTAQQFLRGVHRTTRRKGPGWKKTLIPFESGLQAEDVYNSGLVGYTSMISSGTTCFLEAGGPHPDEMGRAAMEVGIRGRISLNTCDMDGEGGALPKSHIMTTSQALKENEALVKRWKNNDRVSAWLSLRQIVVNTEELRINMSHLAEELDVTIHTHLSEGTYEVDYTVENYNCRPPEYFAKIGIFNKRMHCAHSVLLTPSDVDLYAKHDASVAHCAFHNYYLAPHRMLDMMRQGIRVGLGSDGPGSRGTLDLFQVSHYAVMGQTIGYGMPFHASSPISYAAMLKQACRGGAAASHLGTKTGSLELGKLADIVLVGHDDYDQFTSMDPQITLGQNCVGHHVRHTIVDGKIVMKNREFLTLDVAKMRASVKERYPRIISNYEKAIAVTQGG from the coding sequence ATGACCGCACCAAAGAACTCGGGCCTTACTCGTCGCGACTTTCTCACCGCCAGCGCACTCGCTGCGGTGGCCGTCGCCCCTGCTGTTAGCCGTGCTGAAGTTCTCGGTGCGCTCGCTCCTCCGACCAACTGCGATCTGCTCATCATGGGTTGCGACATCGTGACCTTCGATGACAAGGACACCGTGATTGCAGACGGCGCGATTGCGGTGAAGGGCAACCAGATCGTTTGGCTCGGCAAAGCAAGCGACGCGGCCACGATGTACTCCGCGAAGGAGACGCTGAAGGCTGACGGTCTGATTGCGATGCCCGGCATGACAGACACGCACTATCACACGGCGCAGCAGTTCCTGCGCGGCGTGCACCGCACGACACGACGCAAAGGGCCGGGCTGGAAGAAGACTCTCATCCCGTTCGAGAGCGGGCTGCAGGCCGAAGACGTTTACAACAGCGGGCTTGTCGGCTACACGTCGATGATCTCCAGCGGTACGACCTGCTTCCTTGAAGCTGGTGGACCGCATCCTGATGAGATGGGGCGGGCCGCGATGGAGGTCGGCATCCGCGGACGCATTTCGCTGAACACCTGCGACATGGACGGCGAAGGCGGCGCGTTGCCGAAGTCGCACATCATGACGACCTCGCAGGCGCTGAAGGAAAACGAAGCGCTGGTCAAGCGTTGGAAGAACAACGATCGCGTCAGCGCCTGGCTCTCGCTGCGACAGATCGTGGTGAACACCGAGGAGTTGCGCATCAACATGTCGCACCTCGCTGAAGAGCTTGATGTGACGATTCATACGCATCTCTCCGAAGGCACGTACGAGGTCGACTACACCGTCGAAAACTATAACTGCCGCCCGCCCGAATATTTCGCGAAGATCGGCATCTTCAACAAGCGCATGCACTGCGCGCACTCGGTGCTGCTCACGCCGAGCGACGTCGACCTCTACGCCAAGCATGACGCGTCGGTGGCGCACTGCGCGTTCCACAACTACTACCTCGCGCCGCATCGCATGTTGGACATGATGCGTCAGGGCATCCGCGTCGGCCTTGGCTCCGACGGCCCCGGTTCGCGTGGCACGCTCGACCTCTTCCAGGTCTCACACTACGCAGTGATGGGCCAGACGATCGGCTACGGCATGCCCTTCCACGCCAGCAGCCCGATCAGCTATGCGGCGATGCTGAAGCAGGCGTGCCGTGGTGGCGCAGCAGCCTCGCATCTCGGCACGAAGACCGGTTCGCTCGAGCTTGGCAAGCTCGCCGACATCGTGCTCGTCGGCCATGACGACTACGATCAGTTCACTAGCATGGATCCGCAGATCACGCTCGGCCAGAACTGCGTCGGCCACCACGTGCGCCACACGATCGTGGACGGAAAGATCGTGATGAAGAACCGCGAATTCCTTACGCTGGATGTAGCGAAGATGCGCGCGAGCGTGAAGGAACGCTATCCCCGCATCATCTCGAACTACGAGAAGGCCATCGCGGTAACGCAGGGTGGCTAA
- a CDS encoding amidohydrolase family protein codes for MHAFAPTPIDLLITGCDVVTFDDHDTVLLDGAIAVQGKKIAWIGKASEAAALYNAKETINGSGMIAMPGLIDAHYHTGQQLLRGKLASIHRKHASKAPHWKNYYVPFESGLTPEDVYCSAIAGYTSMISVGTTCFLEAGGPHPDEMGRAAMDVGIRGFVSLNTMDMDDTLPSNYRMTTAQALKENEALVKRWKDNDRVGAWLSLRQIIVNTEELRIGMTHLAKELNVPIHTHLSEGTYEVDFTVNEYGKRPPAYMDSIGSLHEHIHAAHSVLLTNEELDLYAARKVSACHCSFGNYGVGPQRFYEMIRRDIACGLGTDGPGGRCTLDMFEVAHFAVLGQTIEYGTLFHSGAPIGYDKMLKLACRNGARAARMADKIGSLEVNKLADVVLVAKTDFDQFPVVDPVITLSQNCNGRDVRTVVIDGRVVMKNREFISFDLAPMRRHVQEQYTSIMQRYDVALDKNHTPH; via the coding sequence ATGCATGCGTTTGCCCCTACGCCCATAGACCTTCTGATCACCGGCTGTGATGTCGTTACCTTCGACGATCACGACACCGTACTGCTCGATGGCGCCATCGCCGTGCAGGGCAAGAAGATCGCGTGGATCGGAAAAGCAAGCGAGGCCGCCGCTCTCTACAACGCGAAGGAAACGATCAACGGCAGCGGCATGATCGCGATGCCCGGTCTGATCGACGCCCACTATCACACAGGCCAGCAGCTGCTACGCGGCAAGCTCGCCTCGATCCATCGCAAACATGCATCGAAGGCCCCGCACTGGAAAAACTACTACGTTCCCTTCGAGAGCGGGCTGACGCCGGAAGACGTGTATTGCAGCGCGATTGCGGGCTACACGTCGATGATCTCGGTCGGCACAACGTGCTTCCTTGAAGCCGGCGGACCTCATCCCGATGAGATGGGCCGCGCGGCGATGGACGTGGGCATCCGCGGCTTCGTCTCGCTGAACACGATGGACATGGACGACACCTTGCCGTCCAACTACCGCATGACCACCGCGCAGGCGCTCAAGGAAAACGAAGCGCTGGTGAAGCGTTGGAAGGACAACGATCGCGTGGGCGCATGGCTTTCGCTGCGGCAGATCATCGTGAACACCGAAGAGCTTCGCATCGGCATGACGCACCTTGCGAAAGAGCTGAACGTGCCGATTCACACACATCTCTCCGAAGGCACGTACGAAGTCGACTTCACCGTGAACGAGTACGGCAAGCGACCACCGGCGTACATGGACTCGATCGGCTCGCTGCATGAGCACATTCACGCTGCGCACTCGGTGTTGCTGACGAATGAAGAACTCGATCTCTATGCCGCGCGCAAGGTCTCTGCGTGTCATTGTTCCTTCGGCAACTACGGCGTTGGCCCGCAGCGCTTCTACGAGATGATCCGCCGCGACATCGCGTGCGGCCTCGGCACAGACGGCCCTGGTGGCCGATGCACGCTCGATATGTTTGAGGTCGCGCACTTTGCGGTGCTCGGCCAGACGATCGAGTACGGCACGCTCTTCCACTCCGGCGCGCCGATCGGCTACGACAAGATGTTGAAGCTCGCCTGCCGCAACGGCGCTCGCGCTGCGCGCATGGCCGACAAGATCGGCTCGCTCGAAGTGAACAAACTTGCCGACGTCGTGCTCGTCGCGAAGACGGACTTCGACCAGTTCCCTGTGGTCGATCCCGTCATCACGCTCTCGCAAAACTGCAATGGACGCGATGTGCGCACGGTCGTCATCGACGGCCGCGTGGTGATGAAGAACCGTGAGTTCATCAGCTTCGACCTCGCTCCAATGCGCCGCCATGTGCAGGAGCAGTACACCTCGATCATGCAGCGCTACGACGTCGCGCTCGACAAGAACCATACGCCGCACTAA
- a CDS encoding LysR family transcriptional regulator, whose protein sequence is MELRTLNAFVTVAEKRSFVQAASTLHLSQPAITAQIQRLEQELGVLLFDRSRRTVALTRAGEAFLDGAKNTLATAQEAALAAKRAANEQTVRLRFGFPPSASREIVPNITTRFHRTCPHVKLDLFSLHTSVTVEELQLSALDIGFVRLPVEAKGLRIIPAHHEPLVICLPESHPLAAQEKIRFSDLQEERFILYGRKWAPGFHDRIIERCIKAGFQPMVSNTIDEMYLGPALVAAGEGIAILPSMVVNSAVEGVAVRELLEDDICSEIGIATRTEDDSPIIRAAVAIAREVCNQYSF, encoded by the coding sequence TTGGAACTGAGAACGCTCAACGCGTTTGTCACCGTCGCGGAGAAGCGAAGCTTCGTCCAGGCGGCGAGTACGCTGCATTTGTCTCAGCCAGCCATCACCGCACAGATTCAACGCCTGGAGCAAGAGCTAGGCGTTTTGCTTTTTGATCGCAGCCGCCGCACCGTGGCGCTGACGCGCGCAGGAGAAGCCTTCCTCGATGGCGCAAAGAACACGCTCGCCACGGCGCAGGAAGCCGCGCTCGCCGCGAAACGCGCGGCCAACGAACAAACCGTGCGCCTGCGCTTTGGCTTTCCACCTTCGGCCTCGCGCGAGATCGTGCCAAACATCACGACGCGCTTCCACCGCACATGCCCGCATGTGAAGCTCGATCTCTTCTCGTTGCACACAAGCGTCACCGTGGAAGAGTTGCAACTCTCTGCGCTCGATATCGGCTTCGTGCGTTTGCCGGTGGAAGCCAAGGGCCTGCGCATCATCCCCGCGCATCATGAGCCGCTGGTCATCTGTCTGCCCGAGTCGCATCCACTCGCCGCGCAGGAGAAGATCCGCTTCTCCGATCTGCAGGAGGAACGCTTCATTCTCTACGGCCGCAAGTGGGCGCCCGGCTTTCACGACCGCATCATCGAGCGATGTATCAAGGCGGGTTTTCAGCCGATGGTGTCGAACACGATCGATGAGATGTACCTTGGCCCCGCGCTGGTCGCGGCCGGCGAAGGCATCGCGATTCTTCCCAGCATGGTCGTTAACTCCGCCGTCGAAGGCGTTGCCGTACGCGAGCTGCTGGAAGACGATATCTGTTCGGAGATCGGCATCGCCACACGCACAGAGGATGATTCCCCGATCATCCGCGCCGCCGTCGCCATCGCACGCGAAGTCTGCAATCAGTATTCGTTCTAA
- a CDS encoding TonB-dependent receptor: protein MSSPVRDLTAAFCRRIPYLAGGLALSVAMTASGQSLAGLGALNGVVRDPSGAVVPGADVELVNKNLGVDRHLKSTSDGLYLFPSLNPANGYVIIVTAPGFGTAKTLPLSVHVGEQLAVPMTLSVSSSESVTVSDATAPVVDTAKTENSALINQEQITNLPINGRRVDQFALLSPGVVQDGTSGEISFHGIPSGNAFLQDGVDVTNQWFVQNAGGSAVLSNISQDAVQEFRTEISGYSAEFGRGAGGVVNTITKSGTNMFHGGAFWFFRNRTLNATDLFSKRTVNGVSTAFNPPEYRHQYGGTVGGPIIKDKLFFFASYEGTKRNFPIQSTILSSTVLDANGQLITGAAQGCDTTVATAAQCAAVQTYLNRFHNATVPRSLQQNGGFGRFDWRQSEKSTWTFTGNVLNYSGNHVGVSSAAVTDGSGTSAADYNVSTHIRNGHISNTYLVNTRMVNEFRLGINKDRRFQGLPNDLLPPGTLRSALSVGPVSNLGVSVNALPNVQPSETRYTFDDNFSITKGKHLIKVGTSLAYLRSYENGIYKGPGQYTYNNFTTWAQDLTPLATDPLAGRHYAGFTQSIGHPITRITIRDYDFFAQDQWQITQKLLLNLGVRYDYATYTQPPTPAFAATDSRVGPINQPKLNFSPRIGFSWSEFGGKTVVRGNYGIFFNRLPGASITRLQQLGGTVRKSLPTITPSVSYAPTYPAVLTDAALSTIPSSSVNTGFTKPGLSTPYVQEAQLGIEQELTRNTSFSVGYLWARGLKFLQRSDLNIGAPTGSETYTVTELNGSTHQLVLPTYLATGKRYSQYAQVLQIDNSGRIWYDGLLMELKHRASRFLEGSINYTWSKAQDLTQGAASSNYYFSDTTDTLFNGAFPVNGRSGYSYEKGISAEDVRHRVVIAGIAQLPTDMFHGDLKKQAFGGWQLSPIFVWATPQHVNSVLTISSSNSAWYQSGSITGLGGESPAYNRVPFLPVSNLPLGTTAQLDARLTKKFPIKAAQTVELSFEAINALNHIRYTSVNQTGYTANGAAGTITAASNAWPSGYTRGTASGGFPDGTNARRAQASVRYTF from the coding sequence ATGTCTTCGCCCGTACGCGATCTCACGGCTGCGTTTTGTCGCCGTATTCCTTACCTTGCCGGTGGTCTTGCACTTTCCGTTGCGATGACCGCATCGGGCCAGTCACTGGCCGGCCTTGGTGCTTTGAATGGTGTTGTGCGTGATCCTTCCGGCGCTGTGGTTCCCGGCGCTGACGTGGAACTCGTCAACAAGAACCTGGGCGTCGATCGTCACCTGAAGTCGACCTCCGACGGTCTTTATCTCTTCCCTTCGCTGAACCCTGCCAACGGCTACGTCATCATCGTGACCGCCCCGGGCTTCGGCACCGCCAAGACCCTGCCGCTCTCTGTGCACGTGGGTGAACAGCTTGCCGTGCCGATGACGCTCTCCGTCAGCAGCAGCGAGAGCGTGACCGTGTCGGACGCCACCGCGCCGGTCGTCGACACCGCTAAGACCGAAAACTCCGCGCTGATCAACCAGGAGCAGATCACGAACCTGCCGATCAACGGCCGCCGCGTGGACCAGTTCGCGCTGCTTTCGCCGGGTGTCGTGCAGGACGGTACCTCGGGTGAAATCTCCTTCCACGGCATTCCGTCGGGTAACGCCTTCCTCCAGGACGGTGTAGACGTCACCAACCAGTGGTTCGTGCAGAACGCCGGCGGCAGCGCTGTGCTGTCCAACATCTCGCAGGACGCCGTGCAGGAGTTCCGTACGGAAATCTCCGGTTACTCGGCTGAGTTCGGTCGCGGCGCCGGCGGCGTGGTCAACACGATCACCAAGAGCGGAACGAACATGTTCCATGGTGGCGCGTTCTGGTTCTTCCGCAATCGCACGCTGAACGCCACCGACCTCTTCTCCAAGCGCACGGTGAACGGTGTTTCCACGGCCTTCAATCCGCCGGAGTATCGTCACCAGTACGGCGGCACGGTAGGTGGTCCGATCATCAAGGACAAGCTCTTCTTCTTTGCCAGCTACGAAGGCACGAAGCGTAACTTCCCCATCCAGTCGACGATTCTCAGCTCGACCGTGCTGGACGCCAACGGCCAGTTGATCACCGGCGCGGCGCAGGGTTGCGATACGACCGTTGCCACTGCGGCACAGTGCGCTGCGGTGCAGACTTACCTCAACCGCTTCCACAACGCCACCGTACCGCGCAGCCTGCAGCAGAACGGCGGCTTCGGTCGTTTCGACTGGCGCCAGAGCGAGAAGAGCACATGGACCTTCACGGGCAACGTGCTGAATTATTCGGGTAACCACGTCGGCGTCTCGTCGGCCGCGGTCACCGACGGCAGCGGCACCTCAGCCGCCGATTACAACGTCAGCACGCACATCCGTAACGGCCACATCTCGAACACCTACCTGGTGAACACCCGCATGGTGAACGAGTTCCGCCTCGGCATCAATAAGGACCGCCGCTTCCAGGGCCTGCCGAACGATCTGCTGCCCCCGGGCACGCTGCGCTCCGCGCTCTCGGTCGGTCCGGTCAGCAACCTGGGCGTGTCGGTGAATGCTCTGCCGAACGTACAGCCGAGCGAAACCCGTTACACCTTCGACGACAACTTCTCGATCACCAAGGGCAAGCACCTCATCAAGGTCGGCACCAGCCTTGCTTACCTGCGCAGCTACGAGAACGGTATCTACAAGGGACCGGGCCAGTACACCTATAACAACTTCACCACCTGGGCACAGGATCTGACGCCGCTCGCGACCGATCCCCTGGCCGGCCGTCACTACGCTGGCTTCACGCAGTCCATCGGCCATCCCATCACCCGAATCACCATCCGCGATTACGACTTCTTCGCGCAGGACCAGTGGCAGATTACGCAGAAGCTGCTGCTGAACCTCGGCGTACGTTACGACTACGCGACCTACACGCAGCCGCCGACCCCGGCATTTGCCGCCACGGACAGCCGCGTCGGTCCTATCAACCAGCCGAAGCTGAACTTCTCGCCGCGTATCGGTTTCTCGTGGTCGGAGTTCGGTGGCAAGACGGTGGTCCGCGGCAACTACGGCATCTTCTTCAACCGCCTGCCCGGTGCGTCGATCACGCGTCTGCAGCAGCTCGGTGGAACGGTGCGTAAGTCGCTTCCGACGATCACGCCGTCCGTCAGCTACGCACCCACCTACCCGGCCGTACTCACCGATGCCGCTCTCTCGACGATTCCTTCCTCGAGCGTGAACACGGGCTTCACCAAGCCCGGCCTCTCCACTCCGTATGTGCAGGAAGCTCAGCTCGGCATCGAGCAGGAGCTCACCCGGAACACCAGCTTCAGCGTGGGCTATCTCTGGGCCCGCGGTCTGAAGTTCCTGCAGCGTTCGGACCTCAACATCGGAGCACCGACCGGCAGCGAGACCTACACGGTCACCGAGCTGAACGGTTCCACGCACCAGCTCGTTCTGCCGACCTACCTTGCCACCGGCAAGCGGTACTCGCAGTACGCGCAGGTGCTGCAGATCGATAACTCGGGCCGCATCTGGTACGACGGCCTGCTCATGGAACTGAAGCACCGCGCCAGCCGCTTCCTGGAAGGTTCGATCAACTACACGTGGTCGAAGGCACAGGATCTGACGCAGGGCGCTGCCAGCAGCAACTACTACTTCAGCGATACGACCGATACGCTCTTCAATGGCGCGTTCCCGGTCAACGGCCGCAGCGGCTACTCGTATGAAAAGGGTATTTCTGCGGAAGACGTTCGCCACCGCGTGGTGATCGCCGGCATCGCTCAGCTTCCGACGGATATGTTCCACGGAGACCTGAAGAAGCAGGCCTTCGGTGGATGGCAGTTGTCTCCGATCTTCGTCTGGGCGACTCCGCAGCACGTGAACTCGGTGCTGACGATCTCGTCTTCCAACAGCGCCTGGTATCAGTCGGGCAGCATCACCGGCCTCGGTGGTGAATCGCCTGCTTACAACCGCGTTCCGTTCCTGCCGGTCAGCAACCTTCCGCTCGGCACCACGGCGCAGCTCGATGCCCGCCTCACCAAGAAGTTCCCGATCAAGGCAGCACAGACGGTCGAGCTGAGCTTCGAGGCGATCAACGCGCTCAACCACATCCGCTACACCTCCGTGAACCAGACGGGTTACACCGCCAACGGTGCCGCGGGTACGATCACCGCTGCTTCCAACGCATGGCCCTCGGGTTATACGCGCGGCACGGCGTCGGGCGGCTTCCCGGACGGCACGAACGCTCGCCGTGCGCAGGCCTCGGTGCGCTACACCTTCTAA
- a CDS encoding carboxypeptidase-like regulatory domain-containing protein, translated as MTPISTLRRLVLPTLFIAASCTAMAQAGVPGTGGAGQGRSMGRLSLGGSSGDPHTPHRTIVGQVIGADGKPVLDAQVYLKNLRDNSVRILAVDDEGKYNFSPLPLTLDFELWAQEGNKRTIIKPVSSFSPTEFLSISLRFPEKPIYVDPVVKKPAATTAKQ; from the coding sequence ATGACCCCGATTTCGACCCTACGCCGCCTGGTTTTGCCGACTCTCTTCATCGCCGCATCCTGCACCGCCATGGCGCAGGCCGGGGTTCCAGGCACAGGCGGAGCGGGGCAGGGCCGCAGCATGGGCCGGCTTTCGCTGGGCGGCTCCTCGGGCGACCCGCACACGCCACATCGCACCATCGTCGGCCAGGTGATCGGCGCGGATGGCAAGCCGGTGCTTGACGCACAGGTTTACCTGAAGAACCTGCGCGACAACTCTGTCCGCATCCTCGCCGTCGACGACGAAGGCAAGTACAACTTCAGCCCGCTGCCCCTTACGCTCGACTTTGAGCTTTGGGCGCAGGAAGGCAACAAGCGCACGATCATCAAGCCGGTCAGTTCGTTCTCCCCGACCGAGTTTCTGAGCATCTCGCTGCGCTTCCCCGAGAAGCCGATCTATGTCGATCCGGTGGTGAAGAAGCCCGCCGCGACCACGGCCAAGCAGTAA
- a CDS encoding trans-sulfuration enzyme family protein: MKFATRLQQLASEVVDQYGAMATPIYQTATFEQESADMHGAFDYSRSGNPTRKVLEDQVAALEGGAYGFAFASGMAATTAITRLLRPGDEILADWDVYGGTSRLFGSILERANIRVRYLDATDLQQVRDAINPATKLIFAESPTNPLLRILDLRGLGTIAKEAGLLFAVDNSTMSPYLQNPLELGAHVVMHSATKFLGGHSDTTGGILVANDEAIAKELRFVQNSEGTALGPLDCFLLLRGLKTLKLRMDAQQTNAMKIAEALTQNAKVQQVFFPGLATHARHELHAQQARGGGSVISFRASSPEEANRIAKDAQLFAIAVSFGSTHSTISVPHSMSHASVPAALREQRGLPLDLVRLSIGVEDVDDLLEDLSRTIG; the protein is encoded by the coding sequence ATGAAGTTCGCCACGCGTCTGCAACAGCTAGCGAGCGAGGTGGTCGACCAGTACGGCGCGATGGCCACGCCGATTTACCAGACCGCCACCTTTGAGCAGGAAAGCGCCGATATGCATGGCGCTTTCGATTACTCTCGCAGCGGTAACCCGACGCGCAAAGTGCTGGAGGACCAGGTCGCTGCGCTGGAAGGCGGTGCCTACGGCTTCGCTTTCGCCAGCGGCATGGCCGCGACGACGGCGATCACGCGGCTGCTGCGTCCCGGCGATGAGATTCTCGCCGACTGGGATGTGTACGGCGGCACAAGCCGACTCTTCGGCAGCATTCTGGAGCGCGCGAACATTCGTGTGCGCTATCTCGATGCAACCGATCTGCAGCAGGTGCGCGATGCGATCAACCCTGCCACGAAGCTGATCTTTGCGGAGTCGCCGACGAACCCGCTGCTGCGCATTCTCGACCTGCGCGGGCTGGGCACGATCGCGAAAGAAGCGGGGCTGCTCTTCGCCGTGGACAACAGCACGATGTCGCCGTATCTGCAGAACCCGCTGGAGCTGGGCGCGCACGTGGTGATGCACTCGGCGACAAAGTTTCTCGGCGGACATAGCGACACGACCGGCGGCATTCTTGTCGCCAACGATGAGGCGATCGCGAAGGAACTGCGCTTCGTGCAGAACTCCGAAGGTACGGCGCTCGGGCCGTTGGACTGCTTCCTGCTGCTGCGCGGGCTGAAGACGCTGAAGCTCCGCATGGATGCGCAGCAGACCAACGCGATGAAGATCGCCGAGGCACTGACGCAAAACGCGAAGGTGCAGCAGGTGTTCTTTCCGGGGCTTGCAACTCATGCGCGCCACGAGCTCCATGCGCAACAGGCGCGCGGTGGCGGCAGTGTGATCAGCTTCCGTGCAAGCTCACCTGAAGAGGCAAACCGCATTGCGAAGGACGCGCAGTTGTTCGCGATTGCCGTGAGCTTCGGTAGCACGCACTCCACCATCAGCGTGCCGCACTCCATGTCGCACGCGAGCGTACCTGCTGCGCTGCGCGAGCAGCGTGGCCTGCCGCTGGACCTGGTGCGTTTGTCGATTGGCGTAGAAGATGTAGACGATCTGCTGGAAGACCTCAGCCGCACTATCGGCTGA
- a CDS encoding trans-sulfuration enzyme family protein, giving the protein MSDQPSFQPSTKVIHSNRSYEKQSNSILFPIHQTATYIHESVGVTKGYGYSRGANPTVNALEQAISAIEGTAHALCFRSGMAAISTLCFALLKAGDHVILSEVIYGGTIRLFHQVIRNFGIEFDYVDTAKPEAVATAMKPNTKLIFVETPANPTMRLTDIAAIAEVAHKQPGVLLAVDNTFMTPVLQNCLDLGADISMLSTTKYIDGHNATIGGSLATHDEAITERLRLVRKTIGTIQPPFDSWLALQGIKTLPARLEVHCRNAGVIAEWLEAHPLVAKVNYPGLKSFSQHELAKKQQKAFGGMMSFELKATTEQALAFMNALKLCTCAESLGSVETLITNPATASHCDLSDETRDRLGISSGLIRLSVGLEDPKDLIADFEQAFAAIFGAKA; this is encoded by the coding sequence TTGTCCGATCAGCCTTCGTTTCAGCCTTCCACTAAGGTCATCCACTCGAACCGCTCTTACGAGAAGCAGTCGAACTCGATCCTCTTCCCGATCCACCAGACGGCGACGTACATCCACGAGAGCGTGGGCGTCACCAAGGGCTACGGCTACTCGCGCGGCGCGAACCCCACGGTGAATGCACTCGAGCAGGCGATCTCTGCGATTGAAGGCACGGCGCACGCGCTCTGTTTCCGCTCAGGCATGGCGGCGATCTCCACGCTTTGCTTCGCGCTGCTAAAGGCAGGCGACCACGTCATCCTCTCGGAAGTGATCTACGGCGGCACCATCCGCCTCTTCCACCAGGTCATCCGCAACTTCGGCATCGAGTTCGACTACGTGGACACCGCGAAGCCCGAAGCGGTGGCCACGGCAATGAAGCCGAACACCAAGCTGATCTTCGTGGAGACGCCCGCGAACCCGACGATGCGCCTCACGGATATTGCAGCCATTGCAGAAGTAGCGCACAAGCAGCCCGGCGTGCTGCTCGCGGTGGACAACACCTTCATGACGCCCGTGCTGCAGAACTGCCTCGACCTCGGCGCGGACATCTCGATGCTTTCGACGACCAAGTACATCGACGGCCACAATGCGACGATCGGCGGCTCGCTGGCAACGCACGATGAAGCGATCACTGAGCGTCTGCGCCTGGTGCGCAAGACCATCGGCACGATTCAGCCTCCATTCGATTCGTGGCTCGCGCTGCAGGGCATCAAGACGCTGCCTGCGCGCCTCGAGGTGCACTGCCGCAACGCCGGCGTCATCGCCGAGTGGCTCGAAGCGCATCCTTTAGTCGCGAAGGTAAACTACCCCGGCCTCAAGTCGTTCTCGCAGCATGAGCTGGCGAAAAAGCAGCAGAAGGCCTTCGGCGGCATGATGAGCTTCGAGCTCAAGGCCACCACGGAGCAGGCGCTCGCGTTCATGAACGCGCTGAAGCTCTGCACCTGTGCCGAGAGCCTCGGCAGCGTGGAAACCCTGATCACGAATCCTGCGACGGCTTCGCACTGCGACCTCTCGGACGAGACGCGCGACCGTCTGGGCATTAGCTCCGGGCTCATTCGCCTTTCTGTGGGCCTCGAAGATCCGAAGGACCTCATCGCGGACTTCGAGCAGGCGTTTGCAGCGATCTTCGGAGCGAAGGCATGA